A window of the Oncorhynchus mykiss isolate Arlee chromosome 15, USDA_OmykA_1.1, whole genome shotgun sequence genome harbors these coding sequences:
- the LOC110517959 gene encoding F-box only protein 7 isoform X4, protein MKLRVRINKQTSRVKLEGEEPTLTELNVQIREILLPSHGLSPDTEFTLSLNGSDLLSDSGQTLSSCGIVTGDLVCVILPPSVAVPFAASAPSARQAVPSGSPASSAAFASSARQSSSNSSSSSSSSLGLYQAVHPPAQRSSEASTSKGAEPQQEVVREEEEQEEEAGQWVWEPMLCGEAEGGKVPHSLEVLYHQAQSSSTCDALMVAVHLLMVETGFLCQGSEGRSGEMPAGWRAPGGLYRLQYAHPLCDDSLALVLAVPMGPVLVINGDSAAAVYTELRKLSRVFKDQLVYPLIASAREDGQDHSRARDTQWRELYKKKYKWRREAASYRHHMPRYHPVPPPLYPLHPLPNNPFPFYPPGIIGGEYDQRPGIPGGILPRPRYDPIGPLPGHDPTAGGLIGRRGLRPAGNRPADIRRGFI, encoded by the exons ATGAAACTACGTGTGAGGATAAACAAGCAGACCAGCCGGGTGAAGCTGGAGGGAGAGGagcccactctgacagagctcaatgTTCAAATCAGAGAGATCCTTCTGCCTTCACATGGCCTCAG CCCAGACACAGAGTTCACCTTGTCCCTGAACGGCTCAGATCTTCTATCTGACTCTGGTCAGACTTTGTCCTCCTGTGGCATCGTCACTGGGGACCTGGTCTGTGTCATCTTGCCTCCATCTGTGGCTGTGCCCTTCGCTGCCTCTGCTCCCTCAGCCCGCCAGGCTGTGCCCTCAGGCTCCCCTGCTTCCTCTGCTGCCTTTGCCTCTTCAGCCCGCCAGTCatccagcaacagcagcagcagcagtagtagtagtcttGGGCTGTACCAAGCTGTACACCCACCAGCCCAACGCTCCAGTGAG GCCAGCACCAGCAAGGGGGCGGAGCCTCAACAGGAAGtggtcagagaggaggaggagcaggaagaagAGGCAGGTCAGTGGGTGTGGGAGCCCATGCTGTGTGGGGAGGCAGAAGGAGGGAAGGTACCCCATTCCCTGGAGGTTCTGTACCACCAGGCTCAGAGCAGCAGTACCTGTGATGCCCTGATGGTGGCAGTCCACCTCCTGATGGTGGAGACTGGCTTCCTGTGTCAG ggctCTGAGGGGCGTTCTGGTGAGATGCCAGCTGGGTGGAGGGCACCAGGAGGGCTGTACAGACTGCAGTATGCCCATCCTCTCTGTGACGACAGCCTGGCCTTGGTCCTAGCTGTCCCCATGGGACCCGTTCTGGTTATCAACG GTGACAGTGCAGCGGCCGTCTACACAGAGCTGAGGAAGTTGTCCCGGGTCTTCAAAGACCAGCTGGTGTATCCTCTGATAGCTTCAGCCAGAGAAG ACGGCCAGGACCACAGCAGAGCCAGAGACACTCAGTGGAGAGAG CTCTACAAGAAGAAGTACAAGTGGAGGAGAGAAGCAGCCAGTTACCGGCACCACATGCCCCGTTACCACCCTGTCCCCCCACCgctctaccccctccaccccctccccaaCAACCCCTTCCCCTTCTACCCGCCTGGCATCATCGGTGGGGAGTACGACCAGAGACCTGGCATCCCCGGTGGTATTCTGCCCCGCCCCCGCTACGACCCTATTGGTCCGCTCCCGGGTCACGATCCCACAGCAGGAGGGCTGATTGGACGAAGGGGGCTGAGACCTGCTGGGAACCGGCCGGCTGACATCAGAAGAGGGTTCATATGA
- the LOC110517959 gene encoding F-box only protein 7 isoform X2: MKLRVRINKQTSRVKLEGEEPTLTELNVQIREILLPSHGLSPDTEFTLSLNGSDLLSDSGQTLSSCGIVTGDLVCVILPPSVAVPFAASAPSARQAVPSGSPASSAAFASSARQSSSNSSSSSSSSLGLYQAVHPPAQRSSEASTSKGAEPQQEVVREEEEQEEEAGQWVWEPMLCGEAEGGKVPHSLEVLYHQAQSSSTCDALMVAVHLLMVETGFLCQGSEGRSGEMPAGWRAPGGLYRLQYAHPLCDDSLALVLAVPMGPVLVINGDSAAAVYTELRKLSRVFKDQLVYPLIASAREAMALPAVFGLPVLPPELLLRVLRLLDVSSLLALSSVNRHLHQTTTDPALWRHLYRRDFRDGQDHSRARDTQWRELYKKKYKWRREAASYRHHMPRYHPVPPPLYPLHPLPNNPFPFYPPGIIGGEYDQRPGIPGGILPRPRYDPIGPLPGHDPTAGGLIGRRGLRPAGNRPADIRRGFI, from the exons ATGAAACTACGTGTGAGGATAAACAAGCAGACCAGCCGGGTGAAGCTGGAGGGAGAGGagcccactctgacagagctcaatgTTCAAATCAGAGAGATCCTTCTGCCTTCACATGGCCTCAG CCCAGACACAGAGTTCACCTTGTCCCTGAACGGCTCAGATCTTCTATCTGACTCTGGTCAGACTTTGTCCTCCTGTGGCATCGTCACTGGGGACCTGGTCTGTGTCATCTTGCCTCCATCTGTGGCTGTGCCCTTCGCTGCCTCTGCTCCCTCAGCCCGCCAGGCTGTGCCCTCAGGCTCCCCTGCTTCCTCTGCTGCCTTTGCCTCTTCAGCCCGCCAGTCatccagcaacagcagcagcagcagtagtagtagtcttGGGCTGTACCAAGCTGTACACCCACCAGCCCAACGCTCCAGTGAG GCCAGCACCAGCAAGGGGGCGGAGCCTCAACAGGAAGtggtcagagaggaggaggagcaggaagaagAGGCAGGTCAGTGGGTGTGGGAGCCCATGCTGTGTGGGGAGGCAGAAGGAGGGAAGGTACCCCATTCCCTGGAGGTTCTGTACCACCAGGCTCAGAGCAGCAGTACCTGTGATGCCCTGATGGTGGCAGTCCACCTCCTGATGGTGGAGACTGGCTTCCTGTGTCAG ggctCTGAGGGGCGTTCTGGTGAGATGCCAGCTGGGTGGAGGGCACCAGGAGGGCTGTACAGACTGCAGTATGCCCATCCTCTCTGTGACGACAGCCTGGCCTTGGTCCTAGCTGTCCCCATGGGACCCGTTCTGGTTATCAACG GTGACAGTGCAGCGGCCGTCTACACAGAGCTGAGGAAGTTGTCCCGGGTCTTCAAAGACCAGCTGGTGTATCCTCTGATAGCTTCAGCCAGAGAAG CCATGGCCCTGCCAgcagtgtttggcctgccagtcCTTCCTCCAGAGCTGTTACTGAGGGTCCTGAGACTGCTGgatgtctcctctctcctggcccTCTCCTCGGTCAACAGACACCTCCACCAGACCACCACAGACCCGGCCCTCTGGAGACACCTCTACCGCAGAGACTTCCGAG ACGGCCAGGACCACAGCAGAGCCAGAGACACTCAGTGGAGAGAG CTCTACAAGAAGAAGTACAAGTGGAGGAGAGAAGCAGCCAGTTACCGGCACCACATGCCCCGTTACCACCCTGTCCCCCCACCgctctaccccctccaccccctccccaaCAACCCCTTCCCCTTCTACCCGCCTGGCATCATCGGTGGGGAGTACGACCAGAGACCTGGCATCCCCGGTGGTATTCTGCCCCGCCCCCGCTACGACCCTATTGGTCCGCTCCCGGGTCACGATCCCACAGCAGGAGGGCTGATTGGACGAAGGGGGCTGAGACCTGCTGGGAACCGGCCGGCTGACATCAGAAGAGGGTTCATATGA
- the LOC110517959 gene encoding F-box only protein 7 isoform X3, translating to MKLRVRINKQTSRVKLEGEEPTLTELNVQIREILLPSHGLSPDTEFTLSLNGSDLLSDSGQTLSSCGIVTGDLVCVILPPSVAVPFAASAPSARQAVPSGSPASSAAFASSARQSSSNSSSSSSSSLGLYQAVHPPAQRSSEASTSKGAEPQQEVVREEEEQEEEAGQWVWEPMLCGEAEGGKVPHSLEVLYHQAQSSSTCDALMVAVHLLMVETGFLCQGSEGRSGEMPAGWRAPGGLYRLQYAHPLCDDSLALVLAVPMGPVLVINATLKMNQQVDTVRKLSLKPSTYVTEQWTGDSAAAVYTELRKLSRVFKDQLVYPLIASAREDGQDHSRARDTQWRELYKKKYKWRREAASYRHHMPRYHPVPPPLYPLHPLPNNPFPFYPPGIIGGEYDQRPGIPGGILPRPRYDPIGPLPGHDPTAGGLIGRRGLRPAGNRPADIRRGFI from the exons ATGAAACTACGTGTGAGGATAAACAAGCAGACCAGCCGGGTGAAGCTGGAGGGAGAGGagcccactctgacagagctcaatgTTCAAATCAGAGAGATCCTTCTGCCTTCACATGGCCTCAG CCCAGACACAGAGTTCACCTTGTCCCTGAACGGCTCAGATCTTCTATCTGACTCTGGTCAGACTTTGTCCTCCTGTGGCATCGTCACTGGGGACCTGGTCTGTGTCATCTTGCCTCCATCTGTGGCTGTGCCCTTCGCTGCCTCTGCTCCCTCAGCCCGCCAGGCTGTGCCCTCAGGCTCCCCTGCTTCCTCTGCTGCCTTTGCCTCTTCAGCCCGCCAGTCatccagcaacagcagcagcagcagtagtagtagtcttGGGCTGTACCAAGCTGTACACCCACCAGCCCAACGCTCCAGTGAG GCCAGCACCAGCAAGGGGGCGGAGCCTCAACAGGAAGtggtcagagaggaggaggagcaggaagaagAGGCAGGTCAGTGGGTGTGGGAGCCCATGCTGTGTGGGGAGGCAGAAGGAGGGAAGGTACCCCATTCCCTGGAGGTTCTGTACCACCAGGCTCAGAGCAGCAGTACCTGTGATGCCCTGATGGTGGCAGTCCACCTCCTGATGGTGGAGACTGGCTTCCTGTGTCAG ggctCTGAGGGGCGTTCTGGTGAGATGCCAGCTGGGTGGAGGGCACCAGGAGGGCTGTACAGACTGCAGTATGCCCATCCTCTCTGTGACGACAGCCTGGCCTTGGTCCTAGCTGTCCCCATGGGACCCGTTCTGGTTATCAACG CCACCCTGAAGATGAACCAGCAGGTGGACACAGTGAGGAAACTGTCGCTGAAACCCTCCACCTATGTGACTGAGCAGTGGACAG GTGACAGTGCAGCGGCCGTCTACACAGAGCTGAGGAAGTTGTCCCGGGTCTTCAAAGACCAGCTGGTGTATCCTCTGATAGCTTCAGCCAGAGAAG ACGGCCAGGACCACAGCAGAGCCAGAGACACTCAGTGGAGAGAG CTCTACAAGAAGAAGTACAAGTGGAGGAGAGAAGCAGCCAGTTACCGGCACCACATGCCCCGTTACCACCCTGTCCCCCCACCgctctaccccctccaccccctccccaaCAACCCCTTCCCCTTCTACCCGCCTGGCATCATCGGTGGGGAGTACGACCAGAGACCTGGCATCCCCGGTGGTATTCTGCCCCGCCCCCGCTACGACCCTATTGGTCCGCTCCCGGGTCACGATCCCACAGCAGGAGGGCTGATTGGACGAAGGGGGCTGAGACCTGCTGGGAACCGGCCGGCTGACATCAGAAGAGGGTTCATATGA
- the LOC110517959 gene encoding F-box only protein 7 isoform X1, translating to MKLRVRINKQTSRVKLEGEEPTLTELNVQIREILLPSHGLSPDTEFTLSLNGSDLLSDSGQTLSSCGIVTGDLVCVILPPSVAVPFAASAPSARQAVPSGSPASSAAFASSARQSSSNSSSSSSSSLGLYQAVHPPAQRSSEASTSKGAEPQQEVVREEEEQEEEAGQWVWEPMLCGEAEGGKVPHSLEVLYHQAQSSSTCDALMVAVHLLMVETGFLCQGSEGRSGEMPAGWRAPGGLYRLQYAHPLCDDSLALVLAVPMGPVLVINATLKMNQQVDTVRKLSLKPSTYVTEQWTGDSAAAVYTELRKLSRVFKDQLVYPLIASAREAMALPAVFGLPVLPPELLLRVLRLLDVSSLLALSSVNRHLHQTTTDPALWRHLYRRDFRDGQDHSRARDTQWRELYKKKYKWRREAASYRHHMPRYHPVPPPLYPLHPLPNNPFPFYPPGIIGGEYDQRPGIPGGILPRPRYDPIGPLPGHDPTAGGLIGRRGLRPAGNRPADIRRGFI from the exons ATGAAACTACGTGTGAGGATAAACAAGCAGACCAGCCGGGTGAAGCTGGAGGGAGAGGagcccactctgacagagctcaatgTTCAAATCAGAGAGATCCTTCTGCCTTCACATGGCCTCAG CCCAGACACAGAGTTCACCTTGTCCCTGAACGGCTCAGATCTTCTATCTGACTCTGGTCAGACTTTGTCCTCCTGTGGCATCGTCACTGGGGACCTGGTCTGTGTCATCTTGCCTCCATCTGTGGCTGTGCCCTTCGCTGCCTCTGCTCCCTCAGCCCGCCAGGCTGTGCCCTCAGGCTCCCCTGCTTCCTCTGCTGCCTTTGCCTCTTCAGCCCGCCAGTCatccagcaacagcagcagcagcagtagtagtagtcttGGGCTGTACCAAGCTGTACACCCACCAGCCCAACGCTCCAGTGAG GCCAGCACCAGCAAGGGGGCGGAGCCTCAACAGGAAGtggtcagagaggaggaggagcaggaagaagAGGCAGGTCAGTGGGTGTGGGAGCCCATGCTGTGTGGGGAGGCAGAAGGAGGGAAGGTACCCCATTCCCTGGAGGTTCTGTACCACCAGGCTCAGAGCAGCAGTACCTGTGATGCCCTGATGGTGGCAGTCCACCTCCTGATGGTGGAGACTGGCTTCCTGTGTCAG ggctCTGAGGGGCGTTCTGGTGAGATGCCAGCTGGGTGGAGGGCACCAGGAGGGCTGTACAGACTGCAGTATGCCCATCCTCTCTGTGACGACAGCCTGGCCTTGGTCCTAGCTGTCCCCATGGGACCCGTTCTGGTTATCAACG CCACCCTGAAGATGAACCAGCAGGTGGACACAGTGAGGAAACTGTCGCTGAAACCCTCCACCTATGTGACTGAGCAGTGGACAG GTGACAGTGCAGCGGCCGTCTACACAGAGCTGAGGAAGTTGTCCCGGGTCTTCAAAGACCAGCTGGTGTATCCTCTGATAGCTTCAGCCAGAGAAG CCATGGCCCTGCCAgcagtgtttggcctgccagtcCTTCCTCCAGAGCTGTTACTGAGGGTCCTGAGACTGCTGgatgtctcctctctcctggcccTCTCCTCGGTCAACAGACACCTCCACCAGACCACCACAGACCCGGCCCTCTGGAGACACCTCTACCGCAGAGACTTCCGAG ACGGCCAGGACCACAGCAGAGCCAGAGACACTCAGTGGAGAGAG CTCTACAAGAAGAAGTACAAGTGGAGGAGAGAAGCAGCCAGTTACCGGCACCACATGCCCCGTTACCACCCTGTCCCCCCACCgctctaccccctccaccccctccccaaCAACCCCTTCCCCTTCTACCCGCCTGGCATCATCGGTGGGGAGTACGACCAGAGACCTGGCATCCCCGGTGGTATTCTGCCCCGCCCCCGCTACGACCCTATTGGTCCGCTCCCGGGTCACGATCCCACAGCAGGAGGGCTGATTGGACGAAGGGGGCTGAGACCTGCTGGGAACCGGCCGGCTGACATCAGAAGAGGGTTCATATGA